The Amaranthus tricolor cultivar Red isolate AtriRed21 chromosome 2, ASM2621246v1, whole genome shotgun sequence genome contains the following window.
ACCTgcttatagaaaaattatgtaACGTTAAATAATGACTTCAGAGATGTAATCCATGCTTCATAATGCATGTTAATTACCGAAAAATTTTAGTATTACCTCCTCTATTATAGGCAAGAATTCGCTAGCAGGCTGGAAGAGAACAGCTTCCTTACCCTATTACAATCACAGAAAAAAGCGGAACGATATGTCAGCAAAATTTCCACCAAAGGTCCTCCCTGTGCACGTGAAGAGTGAGTTGAGACAACCCTTTCTAGAAAGTGGGTCCCTTCTTCATACTGATGCAAAATCGGGGTGGTTGGTGCTCTACTCTTTAGTGTTTGTATTTGTCTTTGTTTTTTGGTGCAATGGAAAATTTTcttccaaaaaagaaaaaaaaattccaccAAAGATCTGTCTTCTCCAAATGGAAGAGATATTTTTCCATAACCTTAAGCGATAAAGAAAACGTAGTTTGATATGTTATGATTTATGAAAGAATACCTGATTGTCAGTAAGTTTGACACAGTTAGGGTGGCCGTTTAAGACGGCAGAGCCATTAGCAGGGCTCACAATATCCATCCCATGACTTCCGGCATAATAAAGTTCGGACAATCCTACAAATTCATAAACCTGCATGACGGGTAAAAGAGCGTTGAGGAAATTTGCGACTTGATGACATAGGGAAAAGTCGTCCGCTGTTCTTGCTTCAAAGATCAAGCAAAAAGATATAGAAGTTAGTGAAAATATTGACCTTATCGCGACTTCTTCCACTGATTATTGCAGTTGGGAACATTTTGGCAACATCTTTTACAGCAGAACGCATCTGCAAGGAAAAAATGCAGGTCAAAAAAGGCAcagaccaaataaaaaaaataaaagacggGCATAATCTTGATCATTGAAAGAATTGGTAGTTACATCGTCAGACATGAAAGCCAAGTCGGGATTATCTACAATGGGAGACAGCGTTCCATCATAGTCCAAAAACAGTGCAAGTCTCTTGCCTTTGGCAAAATGAAGGATTTTCCCAAATGATGAGAGGGCTGATGGATAATTCAGCTGAAAGAAAAACCCAAACACGGATTAAGAAACCATGGACTTCCtcaaaaaaaagaaacttagaaGATCAAATGAATACAATGTTTACCATCCATGCACGATAACGAACATCAACATCAGATGAATCTTGCTCAGCATTAGCATCATAAGTGAACTTCTTAGGTGGCGGGGATGAAGATTTCATAGCATCCAGCCAAGCAGTAATACGAACATCATCTAAAACACCGGTTTTCTTCCTAGGAATCGACAATAGCATTCCAGTAAAGAGTGCTCGTTGGGGTTGAGGTGAGTATGGTAAAATACTAGAATGCATG
Protein-coding sequences here:
- the LOC130806942 gene encoding trehalose-phosphate phosphatase A, producing MDLKTPVLADPAPIKKSRLSMHSSILPYSPQPQRALFTGMLLSIPRKKTGVLDDVRITAWLDAMKSSSPPPKKFTYDANAEQDSSDVDVRYRAWMLNYPSALSSFGKILHFAKGKRLALFLDYDGTLSPIVDNPDLAFMSDDMRSAVKDVAKMFPTAIISGRSRDKVYEFVGLSELYYAGSHGMDIVSPANGSAVLNGHPNCVKLTDNQGKEAVLFQPASEFLPIIEEVYKSLVETTKDIAGATVENNKFCVSVHYRNVEEDYWKIIALRVAGILKEYPNLKLTHGRKVLEVRPVIDWNKGKAVEFLLDSLGLSNSDDVLPIYVGDDRTDEDAFKFLREKNQGYGILVSSIPKETHAFYSLKDPSEVMEFLKALVTWKLSSL